The genomic region TAAAACGGCAGGATATGGTCACGGGTCAACGGCGCCAACTGCAAGCCGCCGTCGCCGGCGGGGTCGATCCAGCGCACTTCTTCGATCTCCGCGGCTGGGTTTACTGCCACGTCGATCCGTAACTGGAACATCTGGGCTTCGACGATAAACCCTGGCTCGTTGGCGGCCGGCCCCGAGAATGTGCCGATGTACGTGGCTTTACTTGGGTCGATATGCAGGTCCAGTTCTTCGCGCAGCTCACGGGCCAGGGCTTGCACCGGCTGCTCGCCCGCATCGATCTTGCCGCCAGGTTGCATGAAGGCTTGGGTGCCGCGTTTACGCACCAGCAGGGTTTGGCCGTCGCTGCCGATCAGGATGGCAGCAGCAATGCGGATAGTCTTGGACATGGAACACCCCAGGTTCTGAAAGTCGCCAAGGATCCCATGGGCTTGCTGCCCACACAACCTTCTGCCCGGATGTGGCCGACATACATGCACCGCCGGCCCCATCACCGGCCACCCTAGACTCGCACACTCCTATAGCCCCGGGTGCGCCGCTCCGATAGCGCACCGAGCCCCTTTTGAAGAGTTTGCCCATGCATATTTCATTGCCGCCTACCCAGGAACCCTCGGCTGACGAACCTCAGGCCGATGGCACGCCTGCCGCGACCGCAGAGCCGGTGACGCTGCCCGTGGTTCCGCCGCCTTCGCTGTCCACAGACGCACAGTTGGCCCACCTCATCCGCGCCCTCGACACGCTCAATACCAAGACCCAGCAACTGTTACAGCAACAACCGAGTGTGGGCGGTGTGTACCAGCAGACATTGGCCGAGATATTCCCCGAGCTGCATCGGCCCATCGATCCCAACCAGATCTTTTACAGCCGCTATCGCGAAGGCCAGGACGGGCAAATGCAGCTGCTGTCGTGCGAAACGTTGGGCACGCTGCTCAACAGGCTGCGCGCACCGGACGCAGAGGCGTATCTGGCGACCCAAAGTGGCGCTTTCTACCGCGAACCCGACACCCTGGACGCCGACAAACGCCTCACTCCCACCGCCCAGACCGCCACCCTGCCCGGCCGATTGGAAGTCGCCATCAGCCTGAGCCTGAACACCTTCTGGCGCAGCGACCAGCCACCCCAGGCCAGCCCGCAAGCGCAACTGGTCGCCCTGCGTCGGCAGGTGCTGGCCCATCAACTGGCCCTGCGCGTCCTCGACGCTACGTTGTCGGCCAACGCCCAGGCGCTGGCAGAAACGGTGCTCAAGTACCCCAGTGACGCGGCGCGGGAACTGGCGCTACCCGTCGGCAGCAGGCCCGCGGCGTTCAGGCTGGCGCTCGCAGATGGCGGTGAGTTCGCCGGGGCATTTATCCTCAGCCTCCCCCAGGGCGCACGCCCAACGGGCAGCGTGGTGCTGTACAGCCCGGG from Pseudomonas synxantha harbors:
- a CDS encoding NUDIX hydrolase, which produces MSKTIRIAAAILIGSDGQTLLVRKRGTQAFMQPGGKIDAGEQPVQALARELREELDLHIDPSKATYIGTFSGPAANEPGFIVEAQMFQLRIDVAVNPAAEIEEVRWIDPAGDGGLQLAPLTRDHILPFYRASLTTPA